GGGATAGTCCGCAAAAGGCTATTAAGCAAAATATTAACGTTGTTTTGGCCATGGTAGCAGGGGGAGGGCTTTACTATTTGCTTTATCTGGCAGGTAGAACAGCTTACTTTGCCACTGAAGCAGAACTCCCGGTTTATCTGGTGGTGCTGGGCGGGGCAACGCTATTTGGCATTCTATTTTACTGGATAATGATAAAAATAGCCCCAGGCAAATATAATGATATTAACATAAAGTGAAATGTGGAAACACAGCGATGGGTTGCTTTAGTTGGTCCGGTAAAGATGGGTTTTTTCATGGGAGAAAAAAAACAAAATGGAGGGATAACTTATGTCAAAAGTGTCATCAATGGGCAAAATTATTCTTGTGCTGTTTGTTTTAGTTGTGTTGGTAAATGGTATTGCTTTTTTCTTCTTGCCGGAAAACATTTCTTTGCAAATCAATACTAATTGGGATATCCACGGCAGTACTGTGCCAAAAATACTTTTTGTTTTTTTGGGCCCGGTGGTAGCAGCGGGGGCTTACCTTTATGCTAAGCACTCTCCGCAAAATGAAAAACAAGCATTAGCACTGGGTATTATTGCTTTTGTTGGCAGTATTGCTACAATTATTTTTAATATGATAGCTCAATAGTTTCATGAATTAACCAGGCTGGTAGCTAGTAATATATAGCCGCTACTATAAACTTTGTTCAGAAGAAGATTAAACACTTCCAAAAGGGAGTGTTTATTTTTTATGTTCAGAAACTGTTTTATTTTTGTTCAGAAGGCTGTTCTATACTTAAATCAGGCAGAATGAATGAACTGCTAATTTTTCACCAAGTATGTCGGGAGTGAAGATGATGATAGAAGTTTCTTCTTTGCAGAAAGAATATGGCGATAAGCTGGCCTTGAAAGGAATCGACTTTTCGGTGGCTGACGGAGAAGTTTTTGGGTTTTTGGGACCAAACGGGGCGGGTAAAACCACCACGCTGAAAATCCTCGCCGGTCAACTCCAGCCCACCGGTGGTCAGGCAACCATTCTGGGTATGGATGTTACAACCCAAAAACAAGTGGTACAGTTAAATATCGGCTTTGTGCCGGAGAAAACCAACCTTTATGAGCGGCTGACAGTGGCCCAGAACCTGCAGTTTTTCTGCCGCCTGTATAACTGTAAGGCAGATAACATGGATGAGTATCTGCATAAGGTGGATTTGCTCAAGGAAAAGAACACACCGGTAAAACAGCTCTCCAAGGGAATGAAACAAAAAGTGCTGTTGGTGCGGGCACTGCTGCACCGGCCCAAGCTATTGTTTCTGGATGAGCCCACCTCCGGTCTGGATCCCACCTCGGCAGACAACATGCACCGGATTTTACAGGATATCAACAAAGCAGGGACCACAGTTTTTCTCACCTCACACAACATGGAAGAGGTGGAGAAACTCTGCCACCGGGTGGCCTTTCTAAATGAGGGGCGGATTGTAGCCCAAGGGTCGCCGGAGGAGCTGAAACTGCAGTATGCCGACCGTACCCTGCGTGTCCTGCTGGATGACGGGTCAAAAGAAGAAAAAGTGTTGGATATGGACTGTAAGGAAACATCCACGTTGGTGTCCTGCTGGTTACGGCACGGAAAAGTAAGGGCCATTCATTCCAGTGAACCAACCCTGGCCGATATTTTCGTAAAAGTTACCGGGAGGGATTTTTAATGAATATGGGACGCATTTCAGCAATTTTTATCAAAGAAGCGCAGGATATCCGCACAAATATGAATCTGTTGACAATGTTTGTAATCCCGGTGGCACTGACCATGATCTACAAGAATTTCATTCCGGAAATGCCCGACGGCTTTGCCCTGGGCATGGGGCTGTTGTTTTTGGCCACTTTGGTGGGGATGTATGTACCGGCTATGACCATCGCCGAGGAAAAGGAAAAAAGGACCCTGGAGGTGCTTACCCTGTCCCCGGCCAAACCGGCAGAGGTATTTGTTGGTAAAGGGCTTTTAACCTTTGTGTCGGTACTTCTTACCATGGTTGTATTACTGTTGGTTGTGGGCAGTGAAGCAGGGACATTGCCGGTTATCGTGGTGGGGATGACTCTTACTGCAGTGGTTTGTATTTTCATCGGTATGCTCATCGGATTGTTGTCACAGAATCAGATGGCCACCGGGGTGGTGGGCATGCCGGTTTATATGGTCTTTATGCTGGTGCCTCTGTTAGCTTCACACGAGCCGCAGGATTTTATCGGTACCCTGGCAGGATTTCTCCCCACTCACCATTTCTTTCAGATGCTGCGCCTGACACTGGATGAAGGGCAGGGCCTGGCGCAAATGGGGCCCCAGTTGGCGTTTTTATCAGCAAGTATTCTGGTGGCATTTTTGCTGCTGATGGTTGTCTACAGGCGCAAAGGCCTGGAGCAGAGTTAATTAGAATTGGTTGGCAGGTGAAAATGATGTTTATGCAGAGAAAAAAGTTTATTATGTTTCCCGATGCAGGGATATCCACTTTGCTGGCCTTGATGCCCGTAACTTGGGTGGCGTTATTTGCCAGATTGATAACGGTTCTTTCCGGTGGGGTGGCAGGTGGAGTTTGGGGATTTTTGTTGTCACTGCTGACGACTCAGGTGACAAAGAGATATAAACATTCTGAGAAAAAAGTAGGTGTGGAAAATGCTGCGTAATACCGTACTGGAAGCAAGGGATATCTGGAAAGGAAACGGCAGGCAGTCCTGGGTGCTGCACGGTATCCGGCTGGAGATTATGGAAGGGGATTTCATTGCCATCCTTGGCGGGCCTGCCGCAGGGAAAACCACTTTGCTTAAAGTGCTGAGCTTTCGGGATGCACCGGACCAGGGCGCTGTTTATTTTGAGGGGCGCCTGGTGGGGCGCACCGGAGCCCGGGAACTGGAGCAGATGTGTTCAGAGCGTGTCTGGTTTATAGACGGAGGCCTGGAGAAGGAAAAAATTCAGCCCAACGGGCGCCTGGCTGCGGTTCTCCTTGATGAGCCTGAGCGGGAACATGAACTGCCAAAACAGATTCGGGATTTAAACCGCGCCGGTGTGGCGGTGGTGCTGGCCACCCGCAATCCTGAAGTGGCTTCTCTTGCTCCCTTGATCTATAAACTAAACGACGGCAAGCTGGAAAAGCTAACCGACGGGGAAAAAATGGAATGATGCTTTGCAGTCAGCAAAGCATCAGCGGAAAGTGAAGGGAACAGGCATTGTTGTGCAGAAATAGTAAAGATAAATTCTGCAGACGGGAAGTGACAGCGATGCTCAGCAAAGATGAATGCGTATTGGTTGTGATCGATGTGCAGGGGAAACTGGCACATATGATGCACAACAAAGAGGACCTGTTTAATAATATCCAAATCATGATTCAGGGGGCAAAAGCCCTGGATATACCGGTAATCTGGGTGGAGCAGTATCCGGAAGGGTTGGGAGGTACCATCGAGGAGATTGCCGACCTTCTGGAGGGAGCACCGGTGGAAAAGGTGACCTTTAATTCCTGTTTAAATGATGAATTTGTAAAGACTCTGTCCTCTTATAACAGGCAGCAGGTATTGGTGGTGGGTATTGAAACCCATATCTGTGTTTACCAGACCGTTATGGGCCTGCTTAAAGCCGAATATGATGTGCATGTGGTGGCCGACGGTGTTTCTTCCCGAACCGAGGATAATAAACTAATCGGGCTGGAAAAGATGAAGGACGGCGGGGCTCATATTACCAGCACCGAAACAACATTATTTGAGTTGGTACGAATTGCCGAGGGGCAGGAGTTTAAAGAAATACTGAAGCTGGTTAAGTAGAACAGGGGATGATCATATGGCGGCGTTTGTCTATATTTTAAAGTGTGCCGATGATACCCTGTATACCGGCTGGACAACGTGTCTGAAAAAGCGGGTTAGAATGCATAACAGCGGCAAAGCTGCCAAATATACCAGAGCCAGGCTGCCTGTAGAAATAGTCTGGTGGGAGGAGTACGAAAAAAAAGAAGATGCCATGCGGCGGGAGCGGGAGATTAAAGGATTTCCCCGTTCTGCTAAAATGGAACTTATTATTGCCGCCACCAATGGGTAATTTAATCAGTACAGGGTACTGAAAAATAATAATCCAGGAGTGGTGATATGCTATTTGATGTTGCAGCTGAAATCATGGAAAAGCTGGAAAAAGAATTTCATGAGGCCGACCCCGAAGAAAAAGAACGTTTTATCCGCAGCTCCATGTCGCTTTTGAAGACAGTGATGGGGGATACGTCAAAGTTGCTATAATCTAACAAACCCTGGGAAGCTGATATTAGGTCAGCTTCTTTTTTTGCACGGTAATAATAAATATTAGAATTAATATATAAATAAAAGAAGGGAAATTTAATAGGCACAAAGAAAAAGTTATGCGATAGGGAATACGGGATAATGTGGCCTGTTTGCGGGCCGGTATTATTCCCCTTGTGAAAAAAAGGGAAAGGAGGTAAATGGGATAATTTTGTTCTCTGTTTTTACTAAATTGACAGGAGGTGCGTTATGAGTAACGAAAGAGAACAATGGGTAAGTAGAATTGGCTTTATTCTGGCCGCTGCCGGTTCAGCTATCGGCCTCGGCAATATCTGGCGTTTCCCCCATGTAACAGGGACTGAGGGTGGCGCAGTTTTCGTCCTGATTTATTTAATTACAACCCTGCTTATCGGGTATCCTCTACTCAACACAGAGGTATCTATCGGAAGAAAGACACAAAGAAACCCGGTGGGGGCATTTAAAGCTTTAGCTCCCAACACACCATGGTGGTTGGTCGGGGCTCTGGGTGTTTTTACAGGTTTTATTATTCTATCTTATTACTCTGTGGTAGCCGGCTGGGCCATGTCTTATACTGCACAGTCATTAGGTGGCCTGTATGCACCTGGTACAGATTACGTCGATACTTTTGTCGGCCACATCTCCCAGGTATGGGAGCCGATTTTGTGGCATTTCCTCTTTATGCTTATCACCGTGGGCGTAATCGCAGCCGGTGTTGTTAAAGGGATCCAACGTACGGTAAAGATTTTGATGCCGATGCTGTTTATCTTGTTTGTGGCGCTGATTGTTCGCTCCTTAACACTTCCCGGAGCAGGTGCCGGTGTAGCCTTTTATTTGCAGCCTGATTTCAGTCAGGTAACGGGTCAAACCTTTTTATCAGCCATTGCTCAAGCCTTTTTCACATTGAGCTTAGGGATGGGTGCTCTGATTACTTACGGCAGTTATCTGAAGCAAAATGAAGACGTTTCAGTTGACTCCGGTTGGGTTGTGGGTCTGGATACCGGTATTGCATTGCTTGCCGGATTTGCCATTTTCCCCGCTGTGTTTGCTCTGGGCTTTGACCCT
The Dethiobacter alkaliphilus AHT 1 genome window above contains:
- a CDS encoding ABC transporter ATP-binding protein, which translates into the protein MMIEVSSLQKEYGDKLALKGIDFSVADGEVFGFLGPNGAGKTTTLKILAGQLQPTGGQATILGMDVTTQKQVVQLNIGFVPEKTNLYERLTVAQNLQFFCRLYNCKADNMDEYLHKVDLLKEKNTPVKQLSKGMKQKVLLVRALLHRPKLLFLDEPTSGLDPTSADNMHRILQDINKAGTTVFLTSHNMEEVEKLCHRVAFLNEGRIVAQGSPEELKLQYADRTLRVLLDDGSKEEKVLDMDCKETSTLVSCWLRHGKVRAIHSSEPTLADIFVKVTGRDF
- a CDS encoding ABC transporter permease encodes the protein MNMGRISAIFIKEAQDIRTNMNLLTMFVIPVALTMIYKNFIPEMPDGFALGMGLLFLATLVGMYVPAMTIAEEKEKRTLEVLTLSPAKPAEVFVGKGLLTFVSVLLTMVVLLLVVGSEAGTLPVIVVGMTLTAVVCIFIGMLIGLLSQNQMATGVVGMPVYMVFMLVPLLASHEPQDFIGTLAGFLPTHHFFQMLRLTLDEGQGLAQMGPQLAFLSASILVAFLLLMVVYRRKGLEQS
- a CDS encoding ATP-binding cassette domain-containing protein; translation: MLRNTVLEARDIWKGNGRQSWVLHGIRLEIMEGDFIAILGGPAAGKTTLLKVLSFRDAPDQGAVYFEGRLVGRTGARELEQMCSERVWFIDGGLEKEKIQPNGRLAAVLLDEPEREHELPKQIRDLNRAGVAVVLATRNPEVASLAPLIYKLNDGKLEKLTDGEKME
- a CDS encoding hydrolase; the encoded protein is MLSKDECVLVVIDVQGKLAHMMHNKEDLFNNIQIMIQGAKALDIPVIWVEQYPEGLGGTIEEIADLLEGAPVEKVTFNSCLNDEFVKTLSSYNRQQVLVVGIETHICVYQTVMGLLKAEYDVHVVADGVSSRTEDNKLIGLEKMKDGGAHITSTETTLFELVRIAEGQEFKEILKLVK
- a CDS encoding GIY-YIG nuclease family protein translates to MAAFVYILKCADDTLYTGWTTCLKKRVRMHNSGKAAKYTRARLPVEIVWWEEYEKKEDAMRREREIKGFPRSAKMELIIAATNG
- a CDS encoding sodium-dependent transporter — its product is MSNEREQWVSRIGFILAAAGSAIGLGNIWRFPHVTGTEGGAVFVLIYLITTLLIGYPLLNTEVSIGRKTQRNPVGAFKALAPNTPWWLVGALGVFTGFIILSYYSVVAGWAMSYTAQSLGGLYAPGTDYVDTFVGHISQVWEPILWHFLFMLITVGVIAAGVVKGIQRTVKILMPMLFILFVALIVRSLTLPGAGAGVAFYLQPDFSQVTGQTFLSAIAQAFFTLSLGMGALITYGSYLKQNEDVSVDSGWVVGLDTGIALLAGFAIFPAVFALGFDPDGGAGLAFMTLPAVFAEMPMGQLFGFLFFLLLSVAALTSAISLLEVVVAWVIDEHGWSRRTAAVVLGGLIFLLGIPSVLGFSAWSDITFQGMDILDTFDWFANSIFLPLGGLLTAIFAGYVWGNQKVMEEANCGKDRQFLCAWYAVSIKYIIPIAIAVVMVWGLYETFFG